The proteins below come from a single Asanoa ferruginea genomic window:
- a CDS encoding Lrp/AsnC family transcriptional regulator translates to MAADSPLLDATDWKLLSALQQDGRASFAELARSVAMSPSAVTERVRRLEEAGVLAGYRAVVAPSAVGLGIMAFVRLRYPTGNYKPFYALLDTTPEIIEAHHVTGEDCFVLKVMARSMRHLETVAGRIAGLGSVTTSVVYSSPLPGREVSAGAALPAGPGAEA, encoded by the coding sequence GTGGCCGCTGATTCCCCTCTTCTCGATGCGACGGACTGGAAGCTGTTGTCGGCGCTCCAGCAGGACGGGCGGGCGTCGTTCGCCGAGTTGGCCCGGTCGGTGGCGATGTCGCCGAGCGCGGTGACCGAGCGGGTGCGCCGGCTGGAGGAGGCCGGGGTGCTGGCCGGCTACCGCGCGGTCGTGGCGCCGTCTGCCGTCGGCCTGGGCATCATGGCGTTCGTCCGGTTGCGCTATCCGACCGGCAACTACAAGCCGTTCTACGCGCTGCTCGACACCACGCCCGAGATCATCGAGGCACACCACGTCACTGGCGAAGACTGCTTCGTGCTCAAGGTGATGGCCCGCTCGATGCGCCACCTGGAGACGGTGGCCGGCCGGATCGCGGGCCTGGGCTCGGTCACGACGAGCGTGGTCTACTCCAGCCCGCTACCCGGCCGGGAGGTGTCCGCGGGTGCCGCGCTGCCGGCTGGCCCCGGGGCCGAGGCATAG
- the hpf gene encoding ribosome hibernation-promoting factor, HPF/YfiA family, producing MDIVVKGRNVEVPEHFRIHVADKLAKVERYDQKLIRVDVELFHERNPRQSDHCQRVEITCASRGPVVRAEACASDFYAALDAAITRLDSRLRRAADRRRVSRGRTPVSVAEHTAGLQAAEPVVPAARRAKNTATAVLDDPADRYAVAEDEQDDQPWHVARVKEHPGEPMTVDDALFQMELVGHDFYLFNDKESGQPSVVYRRKGYDYGIISLQV from the coding sequence GTGGACATCGTCGTCAAGGGCCGAAACGTTGAGGTGCCCGAGCATTTCCGGATTCACGTCGCCGACAAACTGGCGAAGGTCGAACGTTACGACCAGAAGTTGATCCGGGTCGACGTCGAGTTATTCCACGAGCGCAACCCGCGCCAGTCCGACCACTGTCAGCGCGTGGAGATCACCTGCGCGTCCCGTGGGCCGGTCGTCCGCGCCGAGGCTTGCGCCTCCGACTTCTATGCCGCCCTGGACGCGGCGATCACCCGGCTCGACAGCAGGCTGCGTCGTGCGGCCGACCGGCGGCGGGTGAGCCGTGGGCGTACCCCCGTTTCGGTGGCCGAGCACACGGCCGGCCTACAGGCGGCGGAGCCGGTGGTTCCGGCGGCGCGGCGGGCCAAGAACACCGCGACCGCGGTGCTCGACGACCCGGCCGACCGTTACGCCGTGGCCGAAGACGAGCAAGACGACCAGCCGTGGCATGTCGCGCGGGTCAAGGAGCACCCGGGCGAGCCGATGACCGTCGACGACGCGCTCTTCCAGATGGAGCTCGTCGGACACGACTTCTATCTGTTCAACGACAAGGAAAGCGGCCAGCCGAGCGTGGTCTACCGCCGCAAGGGATACGACTACGGGATCATCTCGCTACAGGTGTGA
- a CDS encoding glutathionylspermidine synthase family protein: protein MQREAWERANAALGLTYNDTPLPDGRVVSYWREGPFYDFDLDEVLALEQAASTLHRMCVEAGDHIVSRCPRRDRAVRREAYLSAECWPDTCLMSKIGIPEYVHEQVIRTWFDGDKDAWTHADKDLFGAHTHAPQGPDYSPSVYGRFDLWYAGKGSTPKLLEFNAQTPTALLESAVIQWAWLEQTGQTNDPERQWNALHERLVEAWRRNMAELRAARPWLPERPTIYFAYETSETSGEDRMNVAYLMETATQAGFPTELIAMSQIGVDEADGSVRFQRNQFDVGPQIDVIFILYPWEWLWHEEGGRPIFRNMADPTKRGTVWIEPPWTAALWSNKGLLPVLWELFGDKPEGELLLPAYFATDRPATMTSYAKKPIWSREGANIELVRDNVPLVANRQGDYGAEGFVYQELRELPSFTGLEGVCHPVLGVWMIDGEPAGLGIREGVGVDGLITRNDAHFVPHTINSHL, encoded by the coding sequence GTGCAACGAGAGGCTTGGGAGCGGGCCAACGCCGCCCTCGGGCTGACCTACAACGACACTCCGCTGCCCGACGGGCGGGTCGTCTCCTACTGGCGCGAGGGCCCGTTCTACGACTTCGACCTCGACGAGGTGCTGGCGCTCGAGCAGGCGGCGAGCACCCTGCACCGGATGTGTGTGGAGGCGGGCGACCATATCGTTTCCCGTTGCCCGCGGCGCGACCGCGCGGTGCGCCGGGAGGCCTACCTGTCCGCCGAGTGCTGGCCCGACACGTGCCTGATGTCGAAGATCGGCATCCCGGAATACGTGCACGAGCAGGTGATCCGCACCTGGTTCGACGGTGACAAGGACGCCTGGACCCACGCCGACAAGGACCTGTTCGGCGCGCACACGCACGCGCCGCAGGGCCCCGACTACTCGCCGAGCGTCTACGGCCGGTTCGACCTCTGGTATGCCGGCAAGGGCAGCACGCCCAAGCTGCTGGAGTTCAACGCGCAGACGCCGACCGCCCTGCTGGAGAGCGCGGTGATCCAGTGGGCCTGGCTGGAGCAGACCGGCCAGACCAACGACCCCGAGCGGCAGTGGAACGCGTTGCACGAGCGGCTGGTCGAGGCGTGGCGGCGCAACATGGCGGAGTTGCGCGCGGCGCGCCCGTGGCTGCCCGAGCGGCCGACGATCTACTTCGCCTACGAGACCAGCGAGACCTCGGGCGAAGACCGGATGAACGTGGCCTACCTGATGGAAACCGCGACACAGGCGGGTTTCCCGACCGAGCTGATCGCGATGAGCCAGATCGGTGTCGACGAGGCCGACGGCAGTGTCCGGTTCCAGCGCAACCAGTTCGACGTCGGCCCGCAGATCGACGTGATCTTCATTCTCTACCCGTGGGAATGGCTCTGGCACGAGGAGGGCGGCCGGCCGATCTTCCGCAACATGGCCGACCCCACCAAGCGCGGCACGGTCTGGATCGAGCCGCCGTGGACCGCCGCGCTGTGGTCCAACAAGGGGCTGCTGCCCGTGCTCTGGGAGCTGTTCGGTGACAAGCCCGAGGGCGAGCTGTTGCTACCGGCCTACTTCGCCACGGACCGACCGGCGACCATGACGTCGTACGCGAAGAAGCCCATCTGGTCCCGTGAGGGTGCCAACATCGAGCTTGTCCGCGACAACGTGCCGTTGGTCGCCAACCGCCAGGGCGACTATGGCGCCGAGGGCTTCGTCTACCAGGAGTTGCGCGAGCTGCCGTCGTTCACCGGTCTGGAGGGGGTCTGCCACCCGGTGCTCGGCGTGTGGATGATCGACGGCGAGCCGGCCGGTCTGGGCATCCGGGAAGGAGTGGGCGTCGACGGGCTGATCACCCGCAACGACGCCCACTTCGTCCCGCACACGATCAACTCACACCTGTAG
- a CDS encoding GNAT family N-acetyltransferase: protein MKPETIEAPGVRLRLVRDNDAADIETACNDGDVRRFLPSLPQPYTRDDAQRFVRDGATEAWATGGGIYAIADPATDRLLGTIGVHHVDNDRAQGEIGYWVAPWARGKRVATTATKALAAHAFAEGFDRLELLTAWENAKSVRVALAAGFQSEGARRGAARNADGTRREVAVFARLVGDPGEPVKRLLPDLPGGQLTDGVLTLRPVAPADADFYFDLLSTPDIIASHVPPVAPDREEIQLRCERAQTRWLLGERADLVMVDAATGAPAGDIGLYYQEPMTGQAMIGYCVHPAFRGRRFATRASVLLGRWVFANTGIGRLIAGTNPSNAGSQKVLEAAGFLREGYQRSRLPGLAGGRIDDILWAVLPGDLRETT from the coding sequence ATGAAGCCCGAAACCATCGAGGCGCCGGGTGTACGGCTGCGCCTGGTTCGCGACAACGACGCGGCCGACATCGAGACCGCTTGCAACGACGGCGACGTCCGCCGGTTCCTGCCGAGCCTGCCCCAGCCCTATACCCGCGACGACGCGCAGCGGTTCGTCCGCGACGGCGCCACCGAGGCGTGGGCGACCGGTGGCGGCATCTACGCGATCGCCGACCCGGCCACCGACCGGTTGCTCGGCACGATCGGCGTGCACCACGTCGACAATGACCGCGCGCAGGGCGAGATCGGCTACTGGGTGGCGCCGTGGGCCCGCGGGAAGCGGGTCGCGACGACGGCGACCAAGGCCCTCGCCGCGCACGCGTTCGCCGAGGGTTTCGACCGGCTCGAGCTGCTGACCGCCTGGGAAAACGCGAAGAGCGTCCGGGTCGCGCTGGCGGCCGGTTTCCAGTCCGAGGGCGCCCGCCGCGGCGCGGCGCGTAACGCCGACGGCACGCGGCGCGAGGTCGCGGTCTTCGCCCGGCTGGTCGGTGACCCCGGCGAGCCGGTCAAACGGCTGCTGCCCGACCTGCCCGGCGGCCAGCTCACCGACGGCGTGCTGACCCTGCGGCCGGTCGCGCCGGCTGACGCCGACTTCTACTTCGACCTGCTCAGCACTCCCGACATCATCGCGTCGCACGTGCCGCCGGTCGCACCCGACCGCGAGGAGATCCAGCTCCGCTGCGAGCGGGCGCAAACCCGCTGGCTGCTGGGTGAGCGCGCCGACCTCGTGATGGTCGACGCCGCGACGGGTGCCCCGGCCGGTGACATCGGCCTCTACTACCAGGAGCCGATGACCGGGCAGGCGATGATCGGCTACTGCGTGCACCCGGCGTTCCGCGGCCGGCGCTTCGCGACCCGGGCAAGCGTGCTGCTGGGCCGGTGGGTGTTCGCCAACACCGGCATCGGCCGGCTGATCGCCGGCACCAACCCGAGCAACGCCGGCTCGCAGAAGGTGCTCGAGGCGGCCGGCTTCCTCCGCGAGGGCTACCAGCGCAGCCGGCTGCCCGGTCTGGCCGGCGGCCGCATCGACGACATCCTCTGGGCCGTGCTGCCCGGTGATCTCCGCGAGACGACCTGA
- a CDS encoding helix-turn-helix transcriptional regulator: protein MESRFLQLSEVAEELAVSDSQVYHMVRSGELPAIKIGGRGQWRVERVKLEEYIARKYTETAEWVQGNPLVDK, encoded by the coding sequence GTGGAGTCGAGGTTCCTGCAACTGTCCGAGGTGGCCGAGGAACTGGCCGTCTCGGACTCGCAGGTCTACCACATGGTCCGCAGCGGCGAACTCCCCGCAATCAAAATCGGCGGCCGCGGCCAGTGGCGGGTCGAGCGGGTCAAGCTCGAGGAATACATAGCCCGTAAATACACCGAGACCGCGGAGTGGGTGCAGGGCAACCCGCTGGTCGACAAGTAG
- a CDS encoding ComF family protein, which translates to MLLAALADLVLPAECAGCRTPHVPLRHGACADCAAALTALRPASVRPRPAPPGLPPCVAVGEYAGPLRESLLAYKERGRVSLATPLGVLLAEAVAAAAGGVPRPVLLLPVPSTAKAVRERHGDHVRRLADRAAKTLRRAGWPTEVAQPLRALPKPDATHLDSAQRAIAAAAAFRPRAKAMDRARRAANGRAVVVVDDIVTTGATLAALTALLIRAEVPVDSAAILAATRKRHPQ; encoded by the coding sequence GTGCTGCTCGCCGCGCTCGCCGACCTGGTGCTGCCGGCCGAGTGCGCCGGCTGCCGCACCCCGCATGTGCCCCTCCGCCATGGCGCCTGCGCCGACTGCGCCGCTGCCCTGACCGCCCTGCGCCCCGCATCGGTCCGTCCGCGGCCCGCACCGCCCGGCCTCCCACCCTGCGTCGCCGTCGGGGAGTACGCCGGCCCACTGCGCGAGTCGCTCCTGGCCTACAAGGAGCGCGGCCGCGTCTCGCTCGCCACCCCGCTCGGCGTGCTGCTCGCCGAAGCGGTGGCCGCTGCCGCCGGCGGCGTACCACGGCCGGTTTTGCTGCTTCCGGTTCCTTCGACCGCCAAAGCGGTGCGCGAACGGCACGGCGACCACGTTCGCCGCCTCGCCGACCGGGCCGCCAAGACGTTGCGGCGCGCGGGTTGGCCGACCGAGGTGGCGCAACCGCTGCGGGCGCTGCCGAAGCCCGACGCGACCCACCTCGACAGTGCGCAACGGGCAATTGCCGCCGCGGCAGCGTTCCGGCCCCGCGCGAAAGCCATGGACCGCGCCCGGCGGGCCGCGAACGGTCGCGCGGTGGTCGTCGTCGACGACATCGTGACGACCGGCGCCACCCTCGCCGCGTTGACCGCGCTGCTGATTCGGGCCGAGGTTCCCGTCGATTCGGCCGCCATACTCGCAGCGACACGCAAACGTCACCCTCAGTAG
- a CDS encoding Rv3235 family protein yields MSIATQATPVRPEPHPAPRGSISRRPTPAPYRVAHDGGASLIRRSPHQKRTVTRGYWPPIPVRPAPTFEPPYVDEPGANDWYREAAGQLAFDFASLFRQREPALPVVPAPTAPPPIVSASLEAQSAARRFTRACLEILNGYRPAAHVRSLAQPSTAHTLIDQLVDALRRMPGPPAASRRAAQPELVKLRRLRVSEPMPGVVEAAAALGTDSRTWAMAFRLEHKSTAWLGTVLQVI; encoded by the coding sequence ATGTCCATCGCCACCCAAGCCACACCCGTGCGACCGGAACCCCACCCGGCCCCGCGCGGCTCGATCAGCCGGCGCCCCACACCGGCGCCCTACCGGGTCGCCCACGACGGCGGCGCGTCGCTGATCCGCCGATCACCACATCAGAAGCGCACGGTGACCCGCGGCTACTGGCCACCGATCCCGGTCCGTCCCGCACCCACGTTCGAGCCGCCCTATGTCGACGAGCCCGGCGCCAACGACTGGTACCGCGAGGCCGCCGGCCAGCTGGCCTTCGACTTCGCGTCGTTGTTCCGCCAACGCGAGCCAGCTCTACCCGTCGTTCCTGCGCCAACCGCACCGCCGCCGATCGTCTCGGCTTCCCTCGAGGCCCAATCGGCGGCGCGCCGCTTCACCCGGGCGTGCCTGGAGATCCTCAACGGCTACCGGCCGGCGGCGCACGTCCGCTCACTAGCCCAACCGAGCACCGCACACACCCTGATCGACCAACTGGTCGACGCCCTACGCCGAATGCCGGGCCCGCCAGCCGCGTCCCGCCGCGCCGCCCAGCCGGAGTTGGTGAAGCTCCGCCGCCTGCGAGTCAGCGAGCCGATGCCAGGCGTGGTGGAGGCGGCTGCGGCGTTAGGCACCGACAGCCGCACCTGGGCAATGGCCTTCCGTCTGGAACACAAGAGCACCGCCTGGCTAGGCACCGTCCTCCAGGTCATCTGA
- a CDS encoding GNAT family N-acetyltransferase: MEPPKIIKDGLVIRAWRADDAASVERACQDPDIQRWTSVPVPYRREHADYFVGQLSPTAWHAGTGAPLGVFDEATGELLGSSGLISLSADRTVGEIGYWTAPWARGRGAATAAARAVAQWAIDLGVRRLVWRAEVGNHLSRLVALRAGFTMEGIARHDLEDRSGERRDAWVGSLLPGDPTDPDVAGPGSPEARRAVAFSRPQPDLFAATRGGELKLRPLEERDIDAITESSNDPETVRWTTIPHPYRREHGEFFVRDYCAGVWLRGTGAVFGISDPETDAYAGIMELRLHPTRPALADVGFVVPPQARGRGFAPAALSAVCAWGFTALGVERIGWWANAGNEASRRVADKAGFTFEGTNRGYLEHRGERVDGWAGALLASDEPFNGRAQA, translated from the coding sequence GTGGAGCCCCCGAAGATCATCAAAGATGGTTTGGTCATACGCGCGTGGCGTGCGGATGACGCGGCGTCGGTCGAGCGGGCCTGCCAGGATCCGGACATTCAGCGCTGGACCTCCGTCCCGGTTCCCTACCGCCGCGAGCACGCCGACTATTTCGTCGGCCAACTCTCCCCCACAGCCTGGCATGCCGGCACCGGCGCCCCCCTCGGGGTCTTCGACGAGGCCACCGGCGAGTTGCTCGGCTCCTCCGGGCTGATCTCGCTGAGCGCCGACCGCACCGTTGGTGAGATCGGTTACTGGACCGCGCCGTGGGCACGCGGTCGGGGCGCCGCCACCGCCGCCGCCCGCGCGGTTGCGCAGTGGGCAATTGATCTTGGGGTACGGCGGCTCGTCTGGCGCGCCGAGGTCGGCAACCACCTGTCCCGCCTGGTCGCGCTGCGGGCCGGCTTCACGATGGAGGGCATCGCCCGGCACGACCTCGAGGACCGCAGTGGCGAGCGGCGCGACGCCTGGGTCGGCTCCCTGCTGCCCGGCGACCCGACCGACCCCGACGTCGCCGGGCCGGGCTCGCCCGAGGCACGCCGCGCGGTCGCGTTCAGCCGGCCGCAGCCCGACCTCTTCGCGGCAACCCGCGGCGGGGAGCTCAAGCTGCGCCCGCTGGAGGAGCGCGACATCGACGCCATCACCGAAAGCTCGAACGACCCGGAAACAGTTCGCTGGACCACGATCCCGCACCCCTACCGCCGCGAGCACGGCGAGTTCTTCGTCCGCGACTACTGCGCCGGGGTCTGGCTCCGCGGCACGGGAGCGGTGTTCGGCATCAGCGATCCGGAAACTGACGCCTACGCCGGGATCATGGAACTGCGCCTGCACCCCACCCGCCCGGCGCTCGCCGACGTCGGTTTCGTGGTCCCGCCGCAGGCGCGCGGTCGCGGTTTCGCGCCGGCGGCCCTGTCGGCGGTCTGCGCCTGGGGTTTCACCGCGCTCGGCGTCGAGCGGATCGGTTGGTGGGCCAACGCCGGCAACGAGGCGTCGCGGCGGGTCGCCGACAAGGCCGGCTTCACGTTCGAGGGCACCAACCGCGGCTACCTCGAGCACCGCGGCGAGCGGGTCGACGGGTGGGCGGGGGCGCTGTTAGCGTCCGATGAGCCGTTCAACGGGAGGGCACAGGCATGA
- a CDS encoding rhodanese-like domain-containing protein — protein sequence MNAEEFFAAKLAFQTDVSDVRAAGDDPPFTLVDTRDLASWRQGHIPYAIHLPRKTIPLHASRKLPDKTKPVVVYCWGPGCDGATKAAHELARRGYQVREMIGGIEYWIREGFPVSTADGLVTRPADPLTAPLAATPAGSV from the coding sequence ATGAACGCCGAGGAGTTCTTCGCCGCCAAGCTGGCCTTTCAGACCGACGTCTCAGATGTACGCGCCGCGGGCGACGACCCGCCCTTCACCCTCGTCGACACCCGTGACCTGGCCTCCTGGCGCCAGGGGCACATCCCGTACGCCATCCATCTGCCCCGAAAGACGATCCCCCTGCACGCCAGCAGGAAGCTGCCGGACAAGACGAAGCCCGTCGTCGTCTACTGCTGGGGCCCGGGGTGCGACGGCGCCACCAAGGCCGCCCACGAGCTGGCGCGCCGCGGTTATCAGGTGCGGGAGATGATCGGCGGCATCGAATACTGGATCCGCGAGGGTTTCCCGGTCAGCACCGCCGACGGGCTGGTCACCCGACCGGCAGACCCGTTGACCGCGCCGCTGGCGGCCACACCCGCGGGCAGTGTATGA
- the secA gene encoding preprotein translocase subunit SecA encodes MSILEKFLRAGEGRMLRRLKAIAAAINSIEDDYVNLTDEELRDLTFQYRERLAEGETLDDLLPEAFATAREAAARVLGQRAYDVQLMGGAALHFGNISEMKTGEGKTLTGVFPAYLNGLSGKGVHVITVNDYLAQRDAEWVGRVHQFLGLTVGVVLPNRPAVEHRAAYECDITYGTNNEFGFDYLRDNMAWSKDELVQRGHNFAIVDEVDSILIDEARTPLIISGPAEHSARWYTEFSGVVARLQVGKDGEGDYEVDYAKRTIAITERGVAKVEDRLGIDNLYESVNTPLVGYLNNAIKAKELYKRDKDYIVNDGEVLIVDEFTGRILHGRRYNEGMHQAIEAKEGVEIKQENQTLATITLQNYFRLYEKLAGMTGTAQTEAGEFNKVYNVGVVSIPTHRPMVRIDRPDVIYKTEKAKFNAVIEDIAERHALGQPILVGTVSVQNSEILSQLLRRRGITHSVLNAKYHAQEAEIIAQAGRRGAVTVATNMAGRGTDILLGGSADNLAAAELHQRGLDPVEHEDDYAKAFEEILPRWKQHCEAEADEVIEAGGLYVLGTERHESRRIDNQLRGRSGRQGDPGESRFYLSLQDELMRRFRAGAVEAVMERFNIPEDVPIESKMVTRQIRSAQAQIEGQNAEIRKNVLKYDEVLNRQRQVIYAERKRVLDGEDLHDQVRHMIDDTVEAYVQGATADGYAEDWDLDQLWSSLKQLYPVGVTVEDVEDEAGGERNSIDADFLLARMKDDAHNAYDTREEELGVEATRQLERMVLLQVIDRKWREHLYEMDYLQEGISLRAYAQRDPVVEYQREGFEMFATMMDGIKEETVGFLYNLEVQVEETPTPEAAAEPAARGGLPMPDDATIEIKAKGLGRSSRPQGLQYSAPTIDGAAGGGGVAVQQVQPQPPMQHAPALGVGGPAPAGDGDRPRPTPGRRPSPGKAAAPSNGPSRNAPCPCGSGKKYKRCHGSPTGN; translated from the coding sequence GTGTCGATTCTGGAAAAGTTCCTTCGTGCGGGCGAAGGACGCATGTTGCGCCGGCTCAAGGCCATCGCAGCTGCGATCAACTCGATCGAGGACGACTACGTCAACCTCACCGACGAAGAACTCCGTGATTTAACTTTCCAATACCGGGAGCGGCTGGCCGAGGGTGAGACCCTCGACGACCTGCTGCCGGAAGCGTTCGCGACCGCCCGCGAGGCGGCCGCCCGGGTGCTTGGCCAGCGGGCCTACGACGTGCAGCTCATGGGCGGCGCGGCGTTGCACTTCGGCAACATCTCGGAGATGAAGACCGGTGAGGGCAAGACCCTGACCGGTGTCTTCCCCGCCTATCTCAACGGCCTCTCGGGCAAGGGCGTGCACGTCATCACCGTCAACGACTACCTGGCGCAACGTGACGCCGAGTGGGTCGGGCGGGTGCACCAGTTCCTCGGGCTCACCGTCGGTGTCGTGCTGCCCAACCGGCCGGCGGTCGAGCACCGCGCCGCCTACGAGTGCGACATCACCTACGGCACCAACAACGAGTTCGGCTTCGACTACCTGCGCGACAACATGGCGTGGTCGAAGGACGAGTTGGTGCAGCGCGGTCACAACTTCGCGATCGTCGACGAGGTCGACTCGATCCTCATCGACGAGGCGCGCACCCCGCTGATCATCTCCGGCCCGGCCGAGCACTCAGCCCGGTGGTATACGGAGTTCTCCGGCGTCGTCGCCCGGCTCCAGGTCGGCAAGGACGGCGAGGGCGACTACGAGGTCGACTACGCCAAGCGCACGATCGCGATCACCGAGCGCGGTGTCGCCAAGGTCGAAGACCGGCTCGGCATCGACAACCTCTACGAGTCGGTCAACACGCCGCTCGTCGGCTACCTCAACAACGCGATCAAGGCCAAAGAGCTCTACAAGCGCGACAAGGACTACATCGTCAACGACGGTGAGGTGCTGATCGTCGACGAGTTCACCGGCCGCATCCTGCACGGCCGCCGCTACAACGAGGGCATGCACCAGGCGATCGAGGCCAAGGAAGGCGTCGAGATCAAGCAGGAGAACCAGACTCTTGCGACGATCACACTGCAGAACTACTTCCGCTTGTACGAGAAGCTGGCCGGCATGACCGGCACGGCGCAGACCGAGGCCGGCGAGTTCAACAAGGTCTACAACGTCGGCGTGGTCTCGATCCCGACCCACCGCCCGATGGTCCGCATCGACCGCCCCGACGTCATCTACAAGACCGAGAAGGCCAAGTTCAACGCGGTCATCGAAGACATCGCCGAGCGGCACGCCCTGGGCCAGCCGATCCTGGTCGGCACGGTCTCGGTGCAAAACTCCGAGATCCTCTCCCAGTTGCTGCGCCGCCGCGGCATCACGCACTCGGTCCTCAACGCGAAATACCACGCCCAGGAGGCGGAGATCATCGCGCAGGCCGGCCGGCGTGGCGCGGTGACCGTCGCGACCAACATGGCCGGTCGAGGCACCGACATCCTGCTCGGCGGCAGCGCCGACAACCTGGCGGCGGCCGAGCTGCACCAGCGCGGTCTCGACCCGGTCGAGCACGAAGACGACTACGCCAAGGCGTTCGAGGAGATCCTGCCCCGCTGGAAGCAGCACTGCGAGGCCGAGGCCGACGAGGTCATCGAGGCCGGCGGTCTCTACGTGCTGGGCACCGAGCGACACGAGTCCCGCCGGATCGACAACCAGCTCCGCGGCCGTTCCGGCCGGCAGGGCGACCCGGGCGAGTCCCGGTTCTACCTGTCGCTCCAGGACGAGCTGATGCGCCGCTTCCGCGCGGGTGCGGTCGAGGCCGTCATGGAGCGGTTCAACATCCCCGAGGATGTGCCGATCGAGTCCAAGATGGTGACCCGGCAGATCCGCAGCGCCCAGGCCCAGATCGAGGGCCAAAACGCCGAGATCCGCAAGAACGTTCTGAAATACGACGAGGTGCTCAACCGCCAGCGCCAGGTCATCTACGCCGAGCGCAAGCGCGTGCTCGACGGCGAAGACCTGCACGACCAGGTGCGCCACATGATCGACGACACGGTCGAGGCCTACGTGCAGGGCGCCACCGCCGACGGCTACGCCGAAGACTGGGATCTCGACCAGCTCTGGTCGAGCCTGAAGCAGCTCTACCCGGTCGGCGTGACCGTCGAAGACGTTGAAGACGAAGCAGGTGGCGAGCGCAACAGCATCGACGCCGACTTCCTGCTCGCCCGGATGAAGGACGACGCCCACAACGCCTACGACACCCGCGAGGAAGAACTCGGCGTCGAGGCGACCCGCCAACTCGAGCGCATGGTGCTGCTCCAGGTCATCGACCGCAAGTGGCGCGAGCACCTCTACGAGATGGACTACCTGCAGGAAGGCATCAGCCTGCGGGCCTACGCCCAGCGCGACCCGGTGGTCGAATACCAGCGCGAGGGCTTCGAGATGTTCGCCACGATGATGGACGGCATCAAGGAGGAGACGGTCGGCTTCCTCTACAACCTGGAAGTCCAGGTCGAGGAAACCCCAACCCCCGAGGCGGCGGCCGAACCGGCAGCCCGCGGCGGCCTCCCAATGCCCGACGACGCGACCATCGAGATCAAGGCCAAGGGCCTGGGCCGCTCCTCGCGCCCCCAGGGCCTGCAATACTCAGCGCCCACCATCGACGGCGCCGCCGGCGGCGGCGGGGTCGCAGTGCAGCAGGTCCAGCCCCAGCCGCCGATGCAGCACGCACCGGCCCTGGGCGTGGGTGGCCCGGCCCCTGCCGGCGACGGCGATCGCCCGCGCCCGACGCCGGGCCGCCGCCCGTCGCCCGGCAAGGCCGCCGCGCCGAGCAACGGCCCGTCCCGCAACGCGCCCTGCCCGTGCGGTTCAGGCAAGAAATACAAGCGCTGCCACGGATCCCCGACGGGGAACTGA
- a CDS encoding DUF6912 family protein: protein MLAALRNEGLTAAAAHAVTADLREWYAEGDEEELEYVAFTRAAQSALRLLRRDPDAPRRRVVVSADLARTAVQRVDAELGSSMVKLTGPVPVQSVAAIHVDSADAAQDVAAAADQVEEALAGDPDAQFTVDSAEDHELEWFDVSELDTLL from the coding sequence ATGCTCGCCGCCCTCCGCAACGAGGGCCTGACCGCCGCCGCCGCGCACGCGGTGACCGCCGACCTACGCGAGTGGTACGCGGAAGGCGACGAGGAAGAGCTCGAATACGTCGCCTTCACCCGCGCCGCACAGAGCGCCCTGCGCCTGCTCCGCCGCGATCCCGACGCACCGCGCCGGCGGGTCGTGGTCTCCGCCGACCTGGCCCGCACGGCCGTCCAGCGGGTCGACGCCGAGCTCGGGTCGAGCATGGTCAAGCTGACCGGGCCGGTGCCGGTGCAGTCGGTCGCCGCCATCCACGTGGACAGCGCTGATGCGGCGCAAGACGTCGCCGCGGCCGCCGATCAGGTCGAAGAGGCCCTGGCCGGCGACCCCGACGCGCAGTTCACCGTCGACAGCGCCGAAGACCACGAGCTGGAGTGGTTTGACGTGTCGGAGCTAGACACGCTTCTTTGA